The genomic region ATTGTGCGGGCTTCTACTACCAAGAGGGCCCAGAGCCGGTTAAAGGCCCTGGAAAAAATGGAGTTAATCGAGGCGCCCAACCAGCAAAAACAGGTACACTTTTCCTTTACCATTAAACGGCCCAGCGGTCGGGATGTGCTGAATGTGTCAGATCTCAGCATCGGTTATCCGGGAGTAGAACTGGCCCGGAATATTAACTTTGCCATTGAGCGGGGAGAAAGTGTGGCTATTTTAGGCCCCAATGGTATTGGTAAATCTACCTTGCTGAAGACCATCATAGGCCAACTGCCGCCTCTGTCCGGCCATATCCGTACCGGAACCAATGTTAGCATCGGTTACTACGCCCAGGAGCAGGAAAAACTTGATCCCGGCAAGACGGTTTTGGATGAGTTATGGGATGATTACCGTCTGATGGACGAAAAAGACGTGCGAACGGTCCTGGGCAGCTTCCTCTTCCGGGGTGAAGATGTATATAAAAAGGTGAGTGAACTAAGCGGCGGTGAAAAGGCCCGGCTGTCCCTGGCCAAGTTAATGCTTCAACAAGCCAATCTGCTGATCCTGGACGAGCCCACCAACCACCTGGATATTTTAAGCCGGGAAATGTTGGAGAGCGCCTTAATTGATTACCCTGGCACCATTATTTTTGTGTCCCACGACCGTTACTTTTTAAACAAAATGGCCACCCGAATTATCGAGCTGACCCCCACCGGAACGGAAAGTTTCTTAGGTAACTATGATTACTATCTGGAGAAAAAGTCTCCGGATCAGCATGAGCCGGGTTCAAAACACCCGGAAAAAAACCAGTTGGGCAAGCAAAGTTACCTGGCCAGTAAAGAAATACAGCGCCAGGAAAGAAAACGCCTAAAGCGCATTGAAGAGTTGGAAAGGTTAATCAGCGACACTGAACAAGACATTGCCCGGTTGGAAGGGGAACTGGAGAAACCGGAAGTTACCCAGGATTATGAGGCCTGCTTAAAAATAACTGAGGAATTAAGCGCGGCCAAGGCAAATTTAGATGCCTACTTAGAAGAGTGGGTTATGTTAACAGAAAATGATTAAGGGGCTTTGCACTTGGCTAAGCCCCTTAATTCTTAAAATTAATTATGGTAATAATTTTATCATCGGTATCTTTTACTCCTCAGAGGCTTTTTTCATTTTTTCAATGGCCTGCTGGTTGGAGGTTACCATTTGGGCAATTTCTTTGGCTGATTGGGAAGATCTTTCCGCCAGCTTGCGCACTTCCTGGGCCACCACGGCAAAAGTGCGGCCATGATCACCCGCTCTGGCTGCTTCAATGGAGGCATTTAAGGTTTAATAATTCTCCCCAGGGTTATTCTCCATATTTCACCATAATCCTCTAATCCGCAGCAGTTTGTTTTTTAATTAGTTTCTCTTTACCTTGATCACTTGGTTGGTAGTAAACCGTCCCTTGTAAATTATCCGGCATATATTGCTGTTCTACATAATGTCCGGGATAATTATGAGGGTATTTATACCCGGTATGGCCCAATTCTTTAGCCCCCCGGTAGTGAGTATCCCGCAGGTGGGGCGGCACCCGACCGATTGGTTTGTTTTTGATATCCGCCAGGGCCTGGTCAATGGCACAAATGACACTATTGCTTTTGGGAGCAGTGGCCAAGTAAATAATACACTGGGCAATGGGTATGCGAGCCTCTGGCATACCAACTGTCTCCAGGGCATTCCAGGCAGCATGCGCCATGAGCATAGCCTGGGGGTCAGCCATGCCGATATCCTCCGACGCATGCACAATCAGCCGCCGCACAATGAAGCGCTGGTCTTCCCCGGCAGCTGTCATACGAGCATAATAGTGCAGGGCAGCATCGGGATCGGAACCACGAATACTTTTAATGAAAGCAGAAATCACATCGTAATGGTTATCTCCGGACTTATCATAACGTACCACCCTTTGCTGGGTGGAATCCTCAATCACTGCCTCAGTAATATGACGGTAACCGTCTGGCCCCGGCGCCGTAGACAGTACGGCCAACTCCAGGGCATTTAACACATTTCTGGCGTCACCACCGGCCATGTCAATCAGATGCTCTAAAGCCGCCTGTTCCAGCTTAACCTTATACATCCCCAGCCCACGTTCTTCATCCTGCAAGGCCCGAACCACCAGTTGCTTCAGATCGTCCGCTGTCAACTCGGTTAATTGAAAAATGCGGGAGCGGCTTAATAAGGCCCCGTTCAACTCAAAGTAAGGGTTTTCGGTGGTGGCCCCAATTAGTGTAACCTCACCCTTCTCCACCGCTTCCAGTAAACAATCCTGCTGGTTGCCTCGTTTCAAAGAATGTATCTCATCGATAAAAAAGATGGTCTTTTTGCCATAGTAATTTAGGTTATCCCGCGCCTTTTTAATTTCTGCCCGGATTTCCGCCACTCCGGATGACACAGCATTAATTTTAACAAAATCAGCTGAAGTCATTTGGGAAATGATGGTGGCTAAAGTTGTTTTACCGGTGCCCGGGGGGCCGTATAAAATGATGGAACCCAGCTTGTCCGCCTCAATGGCCCGGCGCAGTAACTTCCCCGGGCCAACTATATGCTGCTGGCCGATATATTCATCCAGATTACGGGGGCGCATTCTTTCCGCCAGCGGGGCGGCCTGCAAACTATTTTGTGATAAACTGAACAAATCCATAACTCCACCTCATAACCGTCAAGCTACAACTCAATAATTAGATTATAGCTTAAATCCGGTCAAAGAAAAAACCCCCAGCAGGGGTTACCTCTGAGGGTAACTACTTATCAAATTGTCTCAAGCCCCGTTTAATGGTGGTCTCCATAATAGGTTTCTGGGCCGGTGTCTTCTTCAGGGAGTTAATTCTGTCTAAGAAATAGTTTTTATTCTCCCATAATCTCTCCAACGTGAATTTTCTCATCATCGTTCATTCCTCCTTAAATACTTTTTAGTTGTTTATATTATATCATTCACATCAGCGTTTGTGAATAAAAGTACAAATGTTAAAATAGAAGAATAATATCTTAAATTACCAAAATACTGAACATGACTATACACGAACTGTTCGTATAGAAATAATATTTTTACCCACCATCCACACCTTATGTTCATGGCGCCTTTAAACAATTCCAGAACAAACTCTTTGGTAACAACAAATGAAAAACACCCTCCCGGGAGGGTGCTTTCCATGCTTCTTACCAGTGTCGCTAGGCCTCGGCTTTTTTGCCCTTGGTCATGACGATACCCAATCCTACGCAAATATAGTAGATGGCGAAGCCGTACCACAGGGTGTAGAACAGGTAGAACAGGAGCATTAGGCTCATGGTGCCTTTGTTATCTTTCACGAACTTGGTTTCTACCCCGTAATAATTGTAACCAGGCTCAATAACTTTAGTCATGAAGGTTTGGATGGCTACGGATTCTTTAAATTGTTCTTTCTTTTCTAACGCGCTACCCACAGCCTTGCTTATACTGTACCACCGGTTGGTGGCGTCTCTGGGATCAGTATTGTATTTCTGCTTAACAGCATCACCGTTATTATTGAACATGTTGGTGCAATCTTCACCGATAGTGGCAAAGAACTTACCTAAGTCAGCTTTTAAAGCTACCTTATCTTGATTTACATTAACAACCGCACCGTCAACCTTTTGCAAGGCATCGCCCCATCTTTTAGCCTGGGAAGCATCTTTGCATTTAAGGGTGACATCAATGTTGGTGCCGTTCCACTTGGCGGCTTTCTTGATTTCACCTTGTACCACCGACTGAACTGAACCCTTGGAGAGGGAGTTAAACATATCATCGGAAAACTCCAGACCGTTTCTGCCGTTACCAAAGTTAGGGCTCATCATATAGAGGTAAACACCGATGAATACTATCATCATCACCAAACCGATGAAGAATGATTTACTGTCTCTTATCATTATTGGCTCACTCCTTTCCCCCCGGAGGTCCCTTGGATCTGAGCGGACTCAGCTCTAAAGGTGGGGATACCGCGGATAAAGCTGATGATAATCCACCCGGCAAACAGTATGACCAAGCCGAAGAAGATCCAGTTACCGATAGTGTTTAAGGTAGCACCAGCCTGCGGGCTCAAACTAATGTAACCCATTTTAGTCATCTTATCGGGAAGGGCAAACAGCCTGTTAACAAAACCGGCAGTGATGGCGATGGCGTAAAAGGCTCTGATATAGATACCGGGAACAACCTTGGTGGTGGCTGCGCCAATCTGGATACCCAGCAGGGAGCCTACCAGCATGCCCATAGCCAGAGTGTAGAAGATATAACCGTAAATTGCATATTGCATGATGGAGCTATAACCAGCAGTGAAAATGATCTGCAGAATATCGGTACCTACAGTAGTGAAGGAGGATACACCCAGGCCGTATACAAACATCGGGAAGGTTACGAAACCGCCACCTACACCCATGATGGAGGCTAAAAATCCGGTTACACAACCGCATAAGGCTACAAACCAGGCGGAAATTCTCCGGCCACCAGGAACAATGTCCTGGTCAAAGGTAATCATGGGAGCCAGTTTAATGCTTTGCAATTTCTTAGCCAGGGCAGTTAATTCAACCGTACCGCCATGAGCATCCCCTTTACTTTTACCGATGGAGTGTCTGTTTTTCCAGAAGTCATAGGAGGAGTAAAAGCCCAGTAATCCCAGGATAGCCACATAAACTGCACTAATTACAAAGTCACTGAATACAGGGTTTAAGTTAAACAACGCCCGGTTTAAGGCACCGCCGCCGGTTACACCAATACCGGAACCAACCAGGAAGGCGATGGCCAAACTAACGCTGATGTTACCGAGTTTCTTGTGCATTACGGTACCCATAATGGCTTTGGCAAAAATGTGGAACTGGTCAGTACCTACTGCCAGGATACCCTTAACACCCAAGCTCATCAGAGCGGGGGTAATTACGAAACCGCCGCCGGCACCGATACAACCGGTAATCAAACCGGCACAAACCCCAATGGCCATGGAACCATAAAACATAAATGGGGTGAAGTGTGACGGCCCGTAGGCGCTCTTACCGCCAATGAAGGATGGTAACGGGGAACCTGCGGCATGAGCAACACAAGGAATAATTATTGGCATCATCATAACCAACAAAATAAACAATTGTCTTCTGTTTCTTATAATATTGTTCGCCATTTCCATTTCCCACCTAGCGTGGGCCCTGGAGGCGCTCATAAGGAGTTCATACAATCCCCTCATTTAGAAAAACCCCCTTTTGAAAGTTGATAAAGGTGCTTACATGTGCTTAGATGAAACATTAACTTTACATGGTGGTGACAAAAATACTGGATGATTGCTTAAAATGTGCTTGATTACCGGCCACAGAAGTGTTAAAATAACATTGGAAAAGTAGAAAAATAGTATTGACAAATTTAATTTTTGTTAGGCTTCACCCCCCTTATTTTGGTTTTTAAGGTGCTTGGTTATTTGGTTTTTAATAATCTCAAGCTGTATATGGCCTGAGATTATTGCCGCTGAGTAATGATAATCCAGGTACATGCTGGTTGGTGGAGTTTTTAACCGGTCAGTTATTAAGCTGTACTGGTTTGTTTCTATTTGTACAGGTTTTTCCCATTTAAATTGTCCTTCTAAGAGGTCCGGATTTTTAATGACCCAGGTCGTTCTAACCATCGACTGGGTTTTTTGTTTGACCACTTCATCCTTAATTTGATAGCAAAAGTTCTGGGTAGCCTCGTTAAAACTATAGCTTACCATATCCTGACAGTTGTTAGCTTTGATTACACCCTCTGCCCTTTTACGTACCGCTGATTCTTTACTTAATTTTCCCAGCAGGATATCTGCTTTAATTGTTTCCAGCCCGGCCGAAACCTTAGCCAGATTTGCCTGGATTTCCTTGATCTTAGCTTCACTTTTCTGCTCGTGCCTGACAGTATTAAAAAATAGCTGGTTTCCTTGCCTTACACTGACTTGTTGTCCTAACAATCCGGCTATCTCGCCAGGTATATCCTGGGCCAAATTAGCCACCAGATAGTTACCTTTGGTCCCGGCTAGATAATTTTCCGGATCTAAAACAATGATGGTAGCATTTAGCTGATTGGTTATCCGGTTGACTAAATCTCTAACTGGTTCAGTGATTTGCTTACCCTCTTCGACATATTCAAAATCTACGGAGTTTCCTGCGGCGTCACAGGCCACCAGAATCATAATGGGTTTCTGAAACATTTTTGGTGTAATCAAATTACCCGGAACATCCATGTCAAAGAAGGTGCCCTCAAAGATGCTCTTAATGATATGCACATAAAGGGTATTGTGAAAGTTATCATTTCCACCATCATCAAAAATCCTGGTCTTGATTAATTCCACCTTTACCGGTTCCTGACCTAAACTTTTAACCGCATTATAAAACTGTAAGGCGGTGGCATTAGCTAAACCCATATTTTTGCAAGTCTCGTGGGCGGGAGCGTTGTTTTCGCCATCCACCACGGCATTGATAATTAAAGCCTCAATTAACTGGTATTGCCCATTGTGCCCTAATACCCCGGTAATAGACTGCTTAATTCCGGAACTGACCAAAATATTTTGTACCTCTGTCACTTCTGTGGAGAAATCGGGCAAATAAGTTGGTTCGTTATTTTGCGTTTCAATCTCATTTTGTAATTTTCTGAGACTGGCGATTAAACTATTAATCCGGTCCGGGGCCAGATTATCAATACTTCCGAAATTTGCCACTACCCGCTGTTTAACTTTACCGTCCTGGCGGTAATTTTCAATCAGCTTGATATAGACATATTCTTTGCCATTTTTTTTGGTAATTATTTTACGAAAAAACACACCTCCACCCCCCATTCCCGGCAAATTTATAAATTAATCTTTAACAATAAATGTTTGTAAACTTACGACCTTTATTTTGTGGTTATGCTATCAAATGGTTTTTTTATTTGCAAGTACTTTTTTGCACAAAGTGAAGATTTTTGGTTAACCTTAACTTAATTTAAGAAAATTAATTACTGTTAAGAATTAATTTTTCTGTGACAATTTGTTTTTGTCATTTCCTTCTTTTCTTTGGTTGAGGTAATGCTACCAAATGGTTTTTTTATTTGCAATAGTTTTTTAGTTAAAAAATAAACTTTTTTCGGTTAAATTTCCTTTTAACACTACTTTTAAAGGCTTTTGTTAAGATCATCTCTTTCGTGACATATTGTTTTTGTCACTGGCTTACCCCGACCTAAAAAGAAAAAATCCACAGCA from Desulfotomaculum nigrificans DSM 574 harbors:
- a CDS encoding sulfite exporter TauE/SafE family protein, translating into MRGLYELLMSASRAHARWEMEMANNIIRNRRQLFILLVMMMPIIIPCVAHAAGSPLPSFIGGKSAYGPSHFTPFMFYGSMAIGVCAGLITGCIGAGGGFVITPALMSLGVKGILAVGTDQFHIFAKAIMGTVMHKKLGNISVSLAIAFLVGSGIGVTGGGALNRALFNLNPVFSDFVISAVYVAILGLLGFYSSYDFWKNRHSIGKSKGDAHGGTVELTALAKKLQSIKLAPMITFDQDIVPGGRRISAWFVALCGCVTGFLASIMGVGGGFVTFPMFVYGLGVSSFTTVGTDILQIIFTAGYSSIMQYAIYGYIFYTLAMGMLVGSLLGIQIGAATTKVVPGIYIRAFYAIAITAGFVNRLFALPDKMTKMGYISLSPQAGATLNTIGNWIFFGLVILFAGWIIISFIRGIPTFRAESAQIQGTSGGKGVSQ
- a CDS encoding ABC-F family ATP-binding cassette domain-containing protein; this encodes MILLQAININKYFGAKQILKNVNLTVQAGQKVGLVGVNGAGKSTLLKILTGQLTPDDGEITRATGLTLGYLAQDTGLESERTIYEEMLSVFQPLIEQEQQLHKLEQLMGSEVIKQDTTRYRRIMDQYARLSDDFRNQGGYSYRSFIRGVLQGLEFPEVDDNSPVAVLSGGQKTRLALAKNLLIKPDLLILDEPTNYLDIRALAWLEQYLQSYAGAVLVVSHDRYFLDAVVSTVVELEFGRATTYKTNYSGFIDLKARQQENLLKRYEQQQEEIARAKDFIQRNIVRASTTKRAQSRLKALEKMELIEAPNQQKQVHFSFTIKRPSGRDVLNVSDLSIGYPGVELARNINFAIERGESVAILGPNGIGKSTLLKTIIGQLPPLSGHIRTGTNVSIGYYAQEQEKLDPGKTVLDELWDDYRLMDEKDVRTVLGSFLFRGEDVYKKVSELSGGEKARLSLAKLMLQQANLLILDEPTNHLDILSREMLESALIDYPGTIIFVSHDRYFLNKMATRIIELTPTGTESFLGNYDYYLEKKSPDQHEPGSKHPEKNQLGKQSYLASKEIQRQERKRLKRIEELERLISDTEQDIARLEGELEKPEVTQDYEACLKITEELSAAKANLDAYLEEWVMLTEND
- a CDS encoding replication-associated recombination protein A translates to MDLFSLSQNSLQAAPLAERMRPRNLDEYIGQQHIVGPGKLLRRAIEADKLGSIILYGPPGTGKTTLATIISQMTSADFVKINAVSSGVAEIRAEIKKARDNLNYYGKKTIFFIDEIHSLKRGNQQDCLLEAVEKGEVTLIGATTENPYFELNGALLSRSRIFQLTELTADDLKQLVVRALQDEERGLGMYKVKLEQAALEHLIDMAGGDARNVLNALELAVLSTAPGPDGYRHITEAVIEDSTQQRVVRYDKSGDNHYDVISAFIKSIRGSDPDAALHYYARMTAAGEDQRFIVRRLIVHASEDIGMADPQAMLMAHAAWNALETVGMPEARIPIAQCIIYLATAPKSNSVICAIDQALADIKNKPIGRVPPHLRDTHYRGAKELGHTGYKYPHNYPGHYVEQQYMPDNLQGTVYYQPSDQGKEKLIKKQTAAD